One segment of bacterium DNA contains the following:
- the gyrB gene encoding DNA topoisomerase (ATP-hydrolyzing) subunit B — translation MANNHQTNNNVVYDASKIQVLEGLEAVRKRPAMYIGSTGSPGLHHLVYEVVDNSIDEALAGFCDEINVFVHVDNSITVIDNGRGIPVGMHPVHKKKSAVEVVLTMLHAGGKFDGQIYKVSGGLHGVGVSVVNALSEWLEVEVKRDGGVYFQRYERGKPVCPLEQIGKSKKHGTKVTFKPDPDIFEVLEYNSDILANRLRELAFLNANVKITLEDQRTNRKEEFKYSRGIKEFVEYLNEGKEVLHDKPIYFQKDKEFTNGDKLDRVEIEIAVQYNDSYTENVFSYANTINTSEGGTHLTGFRTALTRCVNDYAFKNNLLKKDEPSLQGEDVREGLTAVISLKITNPQFEGQTKTKLGNSEIKGIVDSIVYEGLTEFFEENPGIARRICAKAINAAQAREAARKAKLLARRKGALDVSSLPGKLADCSERQPELCELYLVEGDSAGGTAKQGRDRRFQAILPLRGKIINVEKARLDKVLSNEEIRTMITATGTGIGEEDFDISKLRYHKIIIMTDADVDGAHIRTLLLTFFYRQMPKLIEQGYIYIAQPPLYKVKRGKKEQYIEKEEELAKYLIDLGSDDVELYKLNGKKETPVDPAVFRKLLDDLLELEKIAQVLNRKGLTLQEYLDLREKKTGRLPLYKVMIGDEVNYIYDEKEYIKLMEQLEEQEIQPSLFDAKKEEQPGVELALPKYTVTEFAEARELDVVIKRLEKKEIPLTVYELSEKPQDAKPLFRIDDNGKQYLLYSVKEILDKVKEIGRRGLTITRYKGLGEMNADQLWETTMNPETRTILKVKMEDAVEAEKIFSVLMGDQVEPRRKFIQEHAPEVRNLDI, via the coding sequence TTGGCGAATAACCATCAAACAAATAATAATGTCGTGTATGATGCATCGAAAATTCAAGTTCTTGAAGGGCTCGAAGCGGTACGAAAACGACCAGCGATGTATATCGGTAGCACGGGCAGTCCTGGTCTCCATCATTTAGTATATGAAGTTGTTGATAATAGTATTGATGAAGCGCTTGCTGGATTCTGTGATGAAATTAATGTTTTCGTCCATGTAGATAATAGTATAACTGTTATCGATAATGGGCGTGGGATACCGGTGGGTATGCATCCGGTACATAAAAAGAAATCAGCGGTTGAAGTTGTATTAACGATGTTACATGCTGGTGGGAAATTCGATGGCCAGATATATAAAGTTTCCGGTGGATTGCATGGAGTTGGTGTTTCTGTGGTTAATGCGCTGTCTGAGTGGTTGGAAGTTGAAGTAAAACGTGATGGTGGCGTTTATTTTCAGCGCTACGAACGTGGGAAACCGGTCTGTCCGTTGGAACAAATTGGAAAAAGTAAAAAACATGGTACCAAAGTTACCTTTAAACCCGACCCCGATATTTTCGAAGTGTTAGAATATAATAGTGATATTCTCGCAAATCGCTTGCGGGAATTAGCGTTTCTGAATGCAAATGTCAAAATCACGTTGGAAGACCAGCGGACGAATCGAAAAGAAGAATTTAAGTATAGTCGCGGAATTAAAGAGTTCGTTGAATATCTTAATGAAGGGAAAGAAGTTCTCCACGATAAACCGATTTATTTCCAGAAAGATAAAGAGTTTACCAACGGCGATAAATTAGACCGAGTTGAAATTGAAATTGCAGTCCAGTATAACGATTCTTATACTGAGAATGTATTTTCCTATGCGAATACGATCAATACTTCTGAAGGTGGAACCCATCTTACTGGATTCCGAACCGCATTGACCCGCTGCGTCAACGATTATGCGTTCAAGAATAATCTCCTGAAAAAAGATGAACCAAGCTTGCAAGGTGAAGATGTTCGCGAAGGACTCACTGCGGTGATAAGTTTAAAAATCACGAATCCCCAGTTCGAAGGACAGACGAAAACGAAACTCGGAAATTCAGAAATAAAAGGAATCGTTGATTCGATTGTGTATGAAGGGTTAACCGAGTTCTTTGAAGAGAATCCAGGCATAGCGCGTCGAATTTGCGCGAAAGCTATTAATGCGGCACAGGCGCGAGAAGCAGCACGAAAAGCAAAACTACTCGCACGACGAAAAGGAGCGCTTGATGTTAGTTCTCTCCCCGGTAAACTTGCGGATTGTTCAGAACGGCAACCAGAATTATGCGAATTATACCTGGTGGAAGGTGATTCCGCTGGGGGAACCGCAAAACAAGGACGAGACCGCCGATTTCAAGCTATCCTACCGTTACGAGGGAAAATTATTAATGTAGAAAAAGCACGGTTAGATAAGGTGCTCTCAAATGAGGAGATTCGAACGATGATTACTGCAACGGGAACTGGTATCGGTGAAGAAGATTTTGATATTTCGAAATTACGGTATCATAAAATTATCATTATGACGGATGCGGATGTTGATGGCGCACACATTCGTACACTCCTATTAACCTTTTTCTATCGGCAAATGCCGAAACTCATCGAACAGGGATATATTTATATTGCGCAACCGCCATTGTATAAAGTTAAACGGGGAAAGAAAGAGCAGTATATCGAAAAGGAAGAAGAATTAGCAAAATATTTAATTGATTTAGGTTCTGATGATGTCGAACTTTACAAACTGAATGGAAAGAAAGAAACACCGGTTGATCCTGCGGTATTCCGGAAACTGCTAGACGATTTACTAGAATTAGAAAAAATTGCGCAAGTGTTAAATCGGAAAGGACTAACATTACAAGAGTATCTTGATTTAAGAGAAAAGAAAACTGGTCGGTTGCCGTTATATAAGGTCATGATTGGCGATGAGGTTAATTATATTTACGATGAAAAAGAATATATTAAACTCATGGAACAACTTGAGGAACAAGAAATCCAGCCTAGTCTTTTTGATGCAAAGAAGGAGGAACAACCCGGGGTAGAACTCGCACTGCCTAAATATACGGTAACTGAATTTGCTGAAGCGCGTGAACTTGATGTGGTGATTAAACGGTTGGAGAAAAAAGAAATTCCGTTAACGGTATATGAACTTTCAGAAAAACCCCAAGATGCTAAACCATTATTCCGTATTGACGATAACGGAAAACAGTATCTGTTATATAGCGTTAAAGAAATTTTAGATAAAGTGAAAGAAATCGGACGACGTGGTTTAACCATAACTCGATATAAAGGGCTAGGTGAAATGAACGCTGACCAGCTCTGGGAAACCACGATGAATCCAGAAACGCGAACGATTCTCAAGGTGAAAATGGAAGATGCAGTTGAAGCAGAAAAGATTTTCAGTGTATTAATGGGTGACCAAGTTGAACCACGACGGAAATTTATTCAAGAGCATGCTCCGGAAGTTCGCAATCTCGATATTTAA